From Tripterygium wilfordii isolate XIE 37 chromosome 16, ASM1340144v1, whole genome shotgun sequence, one genomic window encodes:
- the LOC119980947 gene encoding probable calcium-binding protein CML13, with protein sequence MGKDLSDDQVSSMKEAFTLFDTDGDGKIAPSELGILMRSLGGNPTQAQLKSIIAEEKLTAPFDFSRFLDLMAKHLKSEPFDRQLRDAFNVLDKENTGSVTVSDLRHILINIGEKLESSEFDEWIREVDVGSDGKIRYEDFIARMVAK encoded by the coding sequence ATGGGCAAGGATCTAAGCGATGACCAGGTCTCTTCAATGAAGGAAGCGTTCACGCTTTTTGACACTGACGGAGACGGCAAGATCGCCCCGTCTGAGCTGGGGATTCTCATGCGTTCTCTCGGGGGTAACCCCACGCAGGCCCAGCTCAAGTCCATAATCGCCGAGGAGAAACTGACCGCACCTTTCGACTTCTCTCGCTTTCTGGATCTCATGGCCAAGCACCTGAAATCCGAGCCCTTCGATCGACAGCTCCGTGACGCTTTCAACGTGCTCGACAAGGAAAACACAGGTTCCGTCACCGTCTCGGATCTGCGCCACATCCTGATTAACATTGGGGAGAAGCTGGAGTCGTCTGAGTTCGATGAGTGGATCCGGGAGGTGGATGTTGGGTCCGACGGGAAGATCCGTTACGAAGATTTCATTGCCAGGATGGTAGCTAAGTGA